A genome region from Chitinivibrionales bacterium includes the following:
- a CDS encoding radical SAM protein, with protein MKQIYQLIKLNRIIKSHRIKLIALLLADIFRFRHLFIRFDPIIACNLRCLMCPFSDPEFIASKKPRFSSDDIKRIGGMFFPLAYQCVVGCGAEPTVYKDYLSILRMAKQYGVPHIGFTTNGQLLTQPKVRELFEIGIDEITLSMHGVKKQTYERFMVNASFEKFHEILAAIDESKKRPGIHPGIRINYTVNPDNLPELADFFEEFGRYAVDVLQIRPMVDLGTTAYAASDLSHFAGEYQSIIDSLAEECRKRNITLLANRYDPSPSDNNPQSAMLQFAYRYISPQCVWREDLDWRNTSYREFCRKIGWRKILLKSIALPANKLHQMKNHLGYDIYS; from the coding sequence ATGAAACAGATCTATCAATTAATAAAACTGAACAGGATCATTAAATCGCACAGGATAAAGCTGATCGCCCTGCTGCTTGCAGATATTTTTCGATTCAGGCATCTCTTTATCCGTTTCGATCCGATTATCGCCTGCAATCTCAGGTGCCTCATGTGTCCTTTCAGCGATCCTGAATTCATAGCAAGCAAAAAACCGAGATTCAGCTCCGATGATATTAAAAGAATCGGTGGCATGTTTTTTCCCCTGGCGTATCAGTGTGTTGTCGGGTGCGGCGCAGAGCCGACCGTGTACAAAGATTATCTATCCATTCTCCGCATGGCAAAACAGTATGGAGTCCCCCATATCGGTTTTACTACCAATGGACAACTATTGACTCAACCGAAAGTTCGGGAACTTTTCGAGATCGGCATCGATGAGATCACCCTTTCTATGCACGGCGTTAAAAAGCAGACCTATGAGCGGTTTATGGTCAACGCATCGTTTGAAAAGTTTCATGAAATCCTTGCGGCGATTGATGAATCAAAAAAGAGACCGGGAATACATCCGGGAATAAGAATAAATTACACGGTCAATCCCGACAATTTACCCGAGCTTGCCGATTTTTTTGAGGAATTCGGCCGATATGCCGTCGATGTTCTTCAAATACGACCCATGGTGGACCTCGGCACTACCGCCTACGCCGCAAGCGATCTCTCGCATTTTGCCGGAGAATATCAATCGATTATCGATTCCCTTGCCGAAGAATGCCGCAAGAGAAATATTACGCTCCTTGCCAACAGATACGACCCATCGCCGTCGGATAATAATCCTCAGAGTGCAATGCTTCAGTTTGCCTATCGCTACATTTCACCGCAGTGTGTATGGCGCGAAGACTTAGACTGGCGCAATACCTCATATAGAGAGTTTTGTCGAAAAATCGGTTGGCGCAAAATTCTCCTGAAATCTATCGCCCTTCCGGCAAATAAGCTGCATCAAATGAAAAATCATCTGGGCTATGATATCTATTCATGA
- a CDS encoding radical SAM protein, protein MSPQKKSTFFKRIAHYGPRRTLNKLQQRILQRVHGYPRSILLQAVSACNLKCEHCFLNNFGKEIGDGVIKILPYDEFVARADKIKHLIRHAHSFYFSGFEALLHKDIFRMMDHIVSINPAIEFPIMTNGNSFTQRIFDELPKHPIPEISVSLDGITRETVESFKTGAVFEKTVETIKTLVGLNLNASIGTVFVLHKSNRHEFIDYLDFVNDLGIKDVYVTNLMSFTPALRDRYLYTPDSNPELDTLFSLAVEKAKDNGQSITLPATHPTLKGCTQWNLLFIDIAGNVAPCDYLSVSTPFELFGETQQTRPLIFGNIMKDDILSVWNGKAFKKFRAMHRSGKELPGRCRLCADAWGLVCSNRTVYDFR, encoded by the coding sequence ATGTCACCACAGAAGAAAAGCACTTTTTTCAAGCGAATAGCACATTACGGCCCCCGCAGAACACTTAATAAATTGCAGCAACGGATTCTGCAAAGAGTCCATGGATACCCTCGAAGCATACTCCTTCAAGCCGTATCTGCCTGTAACTTGAAATGTGAACATTGCTTTTTAAATAATTTCGGCAAAGAAATCGGCGATGGTGTTATCAAGATATTACCGTACGACGAATTTGTTGCCCGGGCAGATAAAATCAAACACCTGATCAGGCATGCTCATTCATTTTATTTCTCAGGGTTTGAAGCGCTTTTGCATAAAGATATTTTCAGGATGATGGACCACATTGTTTCGATCAATCCGGCTATCGAATTCCCGATCATGACAAACGGCAACTCGTTCACCCAGCGGATATTCGATGAACTGCCAAAACACCCCATTCCGGAAATTTCGGTTTCCCTCGACGGGATTACCAGAGAAACAGTGGAGAGTTTCAAGACCGGAGCAGTTTTCGAAAAAACAGTCGAGACAATCAAGACGCTTGTTGGCCTTAATCTGAATGCTTCGATCGGCACGGTTTTCGTGCTTCACAAAAGCAACCGCCACGAATTCATCGATTATCTCGATTTCGTTAATGATTTAGGTATCAAAGATGTTTACGTTACCAATCTCATGTCTTTTACCCCCGCGCTTCGGGACCGGTATCTCTACACACCGGATTCAAATCCTGAACTCGACACGCTCTTTTCTCTGGCAGTCGAAAAGGCAAAGGACAACGGTCAGAGCATAACCCTTCCGGCAACCCACCCTACGCTAAAAGGATGCACACAGTGGAATTTGCTGTTTATCGACATCGCCGGAAATGTTGCCCCTTGCGATTATCTGTCGGTGAGTACTCCTTTCGAGCTTTTCGGGGAGACACAGCAGACCAGGCCACTCATTTTCGGCAATATCATGAAGGATGATATTTTGTCGGTCTGGAACGGCAAGGCATTCAAAAAATTCCGAGCCATGCATCGGTCGGGCAAGGAATTACCCGGTCGTTGCCGTCTCTGTGCAGATGCCTGGGGTCTTGTGTGCAGCAACCGGACGGTCTATGATTTCCGGTGA
- a CDS encoding GNAT family N-acetyltransferase gives MNTIEVVPYSSEQYDTWNEFVENSNNGTIFHRQDFLAYHPEGRFNFLHLMFYKKGELIAVLPGGKVGDMFKSPMGASFGGFVVNKHFGIEDADEIVKALIRYCSSQMIKEIYLTPPMQIYCDLFNESVEYAMHYNHFILISSLYSSIIDFSHITGKESLSKNTRHKINKAINKGITIVQKNDFDVFYPILSKNKEKFDARPTHSIDELKKIEEFLPGMMTLFMAYYEGQPVAGELLFAANKQCNLNFYTMHLYEYHNLFAVNYLVENSIRWCKENGFRYMDYGVSADTFNPDPMEPSWSLIQFKESMGATGCRRNTYYRRVF, from the coding sequence ATGAATACAATCGAGGTTGTCCCCTATTCGAGCGAGCAGTATGATACCTGGAACGAATTCGTGGAAAACTCCAATAACGGCACAATTTTCCATCGCCAGGACTTCTTAGCATACCATCCTGAAGGTCGATTCAATTTTCTTCATCTGATGTTCTATAAAAAGGGTGAGCTTATTGCGGTTTTACCCGGCGGGAAAGTCGGGGACATGTTCAAGAGCCCTATGGGCGCCAGCTTCGGCGGGTTTGTAGTCAATAAGCATTTTGGTATTGAAGACGCCGATGAGATTGTCAAAGCACTCATCCGGTACTGCTCGTCACAGATGATCAAAGAAATCTATCTTACACCGCCCATGCAGATCTATTGCGATCTTTTCAACGAATCTGTCGAATATGCGATGCACTACAACCATTTTATACTTATCAGTTCTCTCTATTCTTCAATAATCGATTTTTCCCATATCACCGGTAAAGAGAGCCTGTCGAAAAATACCCGCCATAAAATCAACAAGGCGATTAACAAGGGTATCACTATCGTTCAAAAAAATGATTTTGATGTTTTTTATCCCATATTATCAAAAAACAAAGAAAAATTCGATGCCCGGCCGACCCATTCAATCGACGAACTGAAAAAAATTGAAGAGTTTTTGCCGGGAATGATGACCCTTTTTATGGCTTACTACGAAGGTCAGCCGGTGGCGGGCGAACTGCTCTTTGCCGCAAACAAACAGTGTAATCTCAATTTCTATACCATGCATCTCTACGAATATCACAACCTCTTTGCAGTCAATTATCTGGTGGAAAATTCTATCAGATGGTGCAAAGAAAACGGATTCAGATATATGGACTACGGCGTATCTGCCGACACATTCAATCCCGACCCCATGGAGCCGTCATGGTCGTTGATTCAGTTCAAGGAGTCAATGGGAGCGACCGGCTGCAGACGAAACACTTATTATCGCAGAGTTTTTTAA
- a CDS encoding glycosyltransferase, with protein MPPSQKKPTILFVNYVPFGDGCAVVLHRTTRYLKSKGYAITVVTPPNEWLEVKAKEDGMTLLHVDIPLLIKFKGPGGYYCYFVRLCKAVAALRKIIISGKYDIIHCNALPNFAPPFAAVICRKPLVWHIHELVLQIPFVYQLFRRLPPLFAGVIICPSKAVQHRFHPKKTIVIPNTIPDEWFDIAQESMLRTKIRRDFGIGSKDKVVLWVGGIAPRKGLDKLLKCFVDYKRINGDITIMVVGPVFEKYRDHYEALRGFSETLPVRVIFTGPVHDPRPFYLTADCVTQTSLLPEAFGLTVLEAMSCGKPVVCSGGGGTAEFVEHDITALVIDPSNIQDLRNAVLSICFDSNKAQRLGMSARERAKNYRASNILPQLEKEYARVMNA; from the coding sequence ATGCCTCCTTCTCAAAAAAAACCCACTATATTGTTTGTCAACTATGTGCCCTTTGGTGACGGCTGCGCGGTTGTGTTACATCGAACCACACGGTACCTGAAAAGCAAGGGGTATGCAATTACTGTTGTTACTCCTCCCAACGAATGGCTGGAGGTGAAGGCGAAGGAGGACGGCATGACCTTACTGCATGTCGATATCCCCCTTTTGATCAAATTCAAGGGTCCAGGAGGCTACTACTGCTATTTTGTCAGGCTTTGCAAAGCTGTCGCAGCTTTGAGAAAAATCATCATTTCGGGAAAATATGATATTATTCATTGCAATGCACTTCCCAATTTCGCTCCCCCCTTCGCCGCAGTAATCTGCCGAAAACCGCTGGTATGGCATATTCATGAACTGGTTTTGCAAATACCCTTTGTCTATCAACTCTTCCGGAGATTGCCTCCTCTTTTTGCCGGGGTCATTATATGTCCAAGTAAAGCGGTACAGCACCGGTTTCACCCAAAAAAAACCATTGTGATTCCCAACACGATTCCGGATGAATGGTTTGATATTGCACAAGAAAGTATGCTTCGTACAAAAATAAGGCGCGATTTCGGAATCGGCTCAAAGGATAAGGTGGTTTTGTGGGTAGGAGGAATAGCACCCCGGAAAGGGCTTGATAAACTGCTGAAATGTTTTGTTGATTATAAGCGCATCAACGGAGACATAACTATCATGGTGGTGGGACCTGTTTTTGAAAAATATCGTGATCATTATGAAGCCCTGCGCGGTTTCTCCGAGACATTGCCGGTCAGGGTTATTTTTACCGGTCCGGTGCATGATCCCCGCCCATTTTATCTGACTGCTGATTGTGTGACACAAACATCACTGCTTCCCGAAGCCTTTGGATTGACTGTTTTAGAGGCGATGAGTTGCGGGAAACCGGTTGTCTGTTCCGGGGGAGGAGGCACCGCAGAATTTGTGGAGCATGACATTACCGCGCTCGTTATTGATCCTTCAAATATACAAGACCTGCGAAATGCAGTTCTCTCCATATGTTTCGATTCAAATAAAGCACAAAGATTGGGAATGTCGGCGCGGGAGAGGGCAAAGAATTATCGAGCCTCGAATATCCTTCCCCAATTAGAAAAAGAATATGCACGCGTCATGAATGCGTAA